Proteins from a single region of Nerophis ophidion isolate RoL-2023_Sa linkage group LG10, RoL_Noph_v1.0, whole genome shotgun sequence:
- the yeats4 gene encoding YEATS domain-containing protein 4, with the protein MFKKMTEFGPDSGGRVKGVTIVKPIVFGNVARYFGKKREEDGHTHQWSVYVKPYRNEDMSAYVKKIQFKLHESYGNPLRVVTKPPYEITETGWGEFEIIIKIFFIDPNERPVTLYHLLKLFQSDSSAMPKKTVVSEFYDEMIFQDPTAMMQQLLTTTRQLTLGAYKHETEFVELEQRTKEKMEVAKKRTSQEMTELKDKLKASRENINHLKMEIRKLEEDGDHKDH; encoded by the exons ATGTTTAAAAAGATGACTGAATTCGGTCCAGATTCCGGCGGGCGCGTTAAG GGAGTAACTATCGTGAAGCCTATCGTGTTCGGAAATGTCGCCCGCTACTTTGGGAAGAAGCGAGAGGAAGACGGACACACTCATCAGTGGTCTGTGTACGTCAAACCCTACAGAAACGAG GATATGTCGGCATATGTGAAGAAGATCCAGTTTAAGCTCCACGAGAGCTACGGCAACCCCTTGAGAG TGGTGACCAAGCCTCCGTATGAGATCACAGAGACCGGGTGGGGAGAGTTTGAGATCATCATCAAGATCTTCTTCATTGACCCCAATGAAAGACCT GTGACTCTGTACCATCTGCTGAAGCTTTTCCAGTCGGACTCCAGTGCCATGCCTAAGAAGACAGTGGTGTCGGAGTTCTATGACGAAATG ATCTTCCAGGATCCTACAGCAATGATGCAGCAGCTCCTGACCACAACCAGACAACTCACACTGGGAGCCTACAAACACGAGACAGAGT TTGTCGAGCTGGAGCAGAGGACgaaggagaagatggaggtggCCAAGAAGAGGACCAGCCAGGAGATGACGGAACTGAAAGACAAGCTGAAAGCCAGCAGAGAGAACATCAACCACCTCAAGATGGAGATCAGGAAACTGGAGGAAGATGGAGATCACAAAGACCACTGA